From the Fulvia fulva chromosome 2, complete sequence genome, one window contains:
- a CDS encoding Peptidyl-prolyl cis-trans isomerase-like 2, translating into MGKGTDKLYITHSEWSSEDAFSASAGANARKSANAGAGANFKRLPFSFCAVSLQPFEHPVCTANGTIFDLTNILPWIKKHGTNPVDGQPLKSSGLIKLNFVKNEEGEYVDPVTFKVITDNSHLVALKTTGNVFSYDTVDRLNIKAKNWRDLVNDEEFKRSDIITLQDPQNIESRNLSHFKYIQDGTSTLTPEKDAERGAGINDQNLGSAGKIIKAKEAVAKARAEREKAANQASGSAEAQALANARKAHADVAKSSRTTKPLPYNAAQYTNGQAAASFTSTGLTPSTSTEHAIMSDEEYMLKPKRVKQKGYARMSTNLGSVNIELYPEYAPKAVWNFIQLSKRGYYNNVAFHRNIKNFMIQGGDPTGSGRGGQSCWGKSFTDELEGPLTHDGRGVLSMANKGKDTNTSQFFILYKAASHLNRKHTIFGRVVDGLDTLDRLEKVPVDDKSRPEQDCVIQDVAILIDPFEDFLKQRSEKEAEEARKEQLKMEGGAEDERTTWTGKRIRANGKVEDSGAASGVGKYLKTATPAEQDEVVEEWDEAEPPPTKKVKKGGGFGNFDAW; encoded by the exons ATGGGTAAAG GCACGGACAAGCTGTAC ATCACACACAGCGAGTGGTCGTCCGAAGACGCCTTCTCTGCCAGCGCTGGCGCAAATGCCCGCAAGTCTGCGAACGCCGGAGCCGGAGCCAATTTCAAGCGTCTACCATTCAGCTTCTGTGCCGTATCGCTACAACCTTTCGAGCACCCAGTCTGCACTGCCAACGGCACCATCTTCGACCTGACCAACATCTTACCATGGATCAAGAAGCACGGAACGAACCCAGTCGATGGACAGCCATTGAAGAGCTCTGGGCTGATCAAGCTCAACTTTGTCAAGAACGAAGAGGGCGAATACGTCGATCCGGTGACATTCAAGGTCATTACCGACAACTCACATCTGGTCGCATTGAAGACCACGGGCAATGTGTTCAGCTATGACACAGTTGACCGCTTGAATATCAAGGCGAAGAACTGGCGAGATCTCGTCAACGACGAGGAGTTCAAGCGGAGCGACATCATCACATTGCAAGATCCGCAGAACATTGAGTCTAGGAATCTCAGCCACTTCAAGTACATTCAAGACGGTACGAGCACTCTGACGCCAGAGAAGGACGCTGAACGAGGCGCCGGGATCAACGACCAGAACCTTGGCTCGGCAGGAAAGATCATCAAGGCGAAGGAGGCTGTTGCCAAAGCCAGGGCGGAGCGGGAGAAGGCAGCGAACCAGGCCAGTGGCTCTGCTGAAGCACAGGCTCTTGCGAACGCGCGAAAAGCACATGCAGATGTCGCAAAGTCCTCCCGAACTACCAAGCCACTTCCGTACAATGCAGCACAGTACACCAACGGACAAGCAGCAGCTTCCTTCACAAGTACCGGTCTTACGCCATCGACATCTACTGAACATGCCATCATGAGCGACGAAGAGTATATGCTCAAGCCGAAGCGTGTCAAACAGAAAGGCTATGCTCGCATGTCGACCAACCTGGGCTCCGTCAACATTGAGCTCTACCCCGAGTATGCCCCGAAAGCTGTATGGAACTTCATCCAGCTCTCGAAGCGCGGCTACTACAACAATGTCGCATTTCATCGGAACATCAAGAACTTCATGATCCAGGGTGGCGATCCGACAGGAAGCGGCCGTGGCGGACAGTCTTGCTGGGGCAAATCCTTCACTGACGAGCTCGAAGGCCCACTCACACACGACGGCAGAGGTGTGCTATCGATGGCGAACAAGGGCAAGGACACCAACACGAGTCAATTCTTCATACTATACAAAGCCGCGTCACACCTCAACCGCAAGCACACCATCTTCGGCCGAGTGGTCGATGGACTTGACACGCTAGACAGGCTGGAGAAGGTGCCTGTAGATGACAAGAGTCGGCCTGAACAAGACTGCGTCATTCAGGACGTTGCGATTCTCATTGATCCCTTCGAAGACTTCCTCAAGCAGAGATCGGAGAAGGAGGCAGAAGAGGCGAGGAAGGAGCAACTCAAGATGGAAGGTGGAGCTGAGGATGAGAGAACGACTTGGACAGGCAAACGCATCCGTGCAAATGGCAAGGTGGAAGACAGTGGTGCGGCGAGTGGTGTTGGCAAGTACCTCAAGACTGCTACGCCCGCGGAACAAGATGAAGTGGTGGAAGAGTGGGACGAGGCAGAGCCTCCGCCGACCAAGAAGGTGAAGAAGGGCGGTGGCTTCGGGAATTTCGATGCGTGGTGA